The genomic interval ACGAGCGTTTGATATCATTTTTGATGATGAACTGAAAGAGAAGAAACTCAATATTCGTCAGCCAAAAACTTTTTATGATTACACGAAAAAGGGTGTGGAAGCAGCGAAGGAAGCCGATAAGCCTTTCTTTTATTCGATGGATATCCACGATCCGCACACGCCGTATTATGGTTTAATCAAGAAGAAGTTGACGCCTGGCTTGAATAAGGAAGATGAAAGCAATCCGCCGAGCCGAATTTTTAAAGCAGAGGAAATTGTGATTCCGGGATTTTTGCCCCAAACTGAGAAAGTTCGTTTAGAAATGGCGGCGTATTACTCAACGGTGAGACGCGCGGATGATTCCATTGGCAATGTGATCCAAGCTTTGAAAGATTCAGGTGTCTATGATGAGACGATTATTATTTTCCTTTCGGATCACGGCCTTCCCGAGCCCTTTGGGAAAACGACAAATTATTACAATGGTTCCCACACACCATTGACTGTGCGCTGGCCCGGTCGAACAAAGGTAGGTTCAGTGGATAATGATCACATGATTGGTTCAGTTGATATTTACCCTTCTGTTTTAGAAATGTTGGGAATTAAACAGGAAACGGGTCTCGACGGACGCTCTTTTGCATCCATCCTCAAAGGTGATAAACAAGATGATCGCGATTATGTGTTGACCATGTATGAAGAAAATGTGGGCGGTAATCGTCAGCCCACACGTTCGATTATTACCAAAGATTTCGGCTATATTTATAACTTGTGGTCGGATGGGGAACGCAAATTTGCTTCAGCAACAAAGGGGACCTTGGCCTATAAAGAGATGGATCGTTTGGCTAAAGAAGGAAATGCCCATTGGAAGGCGCGCTTAGATCTTTATAATCACCGTAAGCCTGAAGAGCTGTACAATTACCATCTCGATCCCCATGCACTAAAAGATTTGAGTGAGAGTCCTGAATATGCGGTCAAAATGCAGGAGCTACGCCAAGCCTTGGCTCAGGCGATGAAAGCGAGTGGGGATCCTCTCTATAGCTTATTCAAGGAGCGTGAGAATGAAGAGCTGATTCAAGCTCATTTAAAAAAGGTTGACGGCGAATCTGACGTACGAAAACGCGATGCTGCTTATTCTCGAAGTGGAAGAGCCAAAGCTGACAAAAAGAAGAAACAGCCAAGTAAAACTAAGAAAAACAAAAAGTAAATTTCCTCCCTACTGGCAAATGACTTTTAGACTGTATACAATTGACTAAGGTGTACTTACTCAACGATAAGGTTCTATGACGAAAGATGCGCAGTCAGTTTTTGATGAGATGATCCCAGATTTAGTTTCTGGGATCAAGGATTTGGATGAAAGTATTCCCGATGTTTATCCCCTGTGTGACGAGATAGCCGAAGCTTCAGAACGCTATGAGAATGGCGAGGCTTTAGGCGAAGGGGGCATGAAGAATATACGTGATTCACTTGATAAACTCACAGGGCGTCATGTGGCGATGGCTAAGCTTAAGGGTAGTCATGATCCGGAAATCATGGAAAGCTTTTTTAAGGAAGCCCGTTTAACGGCGCGTTTGGAGCACCCCAATATCGTGCCACTTTATGATATGGGCTACGATGAAAAGGGCGAGCCTTTTTTTGTGATGAAAAAGTTGGGGGGCAGAAACCTCAGCGACTTGATTGCGGAGTTCGCAAAAGAAAAAGATTATAAATCACTGATGCCCCGGATCATCGATATTATGATGAAAGTTTGTGATGCCATGTCCTACGCGCATTCCCGTGGGGTGATTCATTTGGATTTAAAACCCGATAATATTCGTATTGGCGATTTTGGTGAAGTCCTCATCTGTGACTGGGGGCTTGCTAAGACTCTTGGTGATGCCGATTACGACTTAGAGGATGACCTCTTGCCAGAAAATTTTAATACAGCGACACTAAGTGGAGTTGTGAAGGGCTCGCCAGGGTATATGGCGCCTGAGCAGGTTGATAAGAAAAAAGGTGATAAGGATCAGCGAACTGATGTCTATGCATTAGGGGCGATCCTCTACGAAATGCTTTGCTTTGAAGTGCCCAATAAAGGCGAGACGATTCGTGAAAGCCTGCTCATGACTGTGAATGGAGAACATAAGAAGCCCTCACAAGTACTCGCTTCAGTGCCCGTAAGTTTAGAAGCCATTAGTTTAAAGGCTCTCGCGCTCAAAGCGGACGATCGTTATCACACGGTACAAGAACTCCGCAATGATTTATTTAAGTGGCTGGGGGGATTTGCAACCAGTGCCGAAGAAATTGGTTTTTTCGGTAACCTGAAACTCTTTGTCTTGCGCCATAAATTAGCCAGTATATTTACGCTAATTCTATTGATCTTAGCTTTGGTCTTTACTCAGCGTTTGAGTGTAGAAAAGCAGTTGGCAGTCGAGGCCTTAGAACTTTATACGCAAGAGCAGAAGCAAAAAGAGCTTTTTGGTAAAGAAGCGGCGCCGCGTTTAGTTGGACTGGCATCGGGAGCCCTTAAAAAAAATGATTTTGAAACGGCCAAAGAAATGATTTTACTAGCTGTGGAGGCCGATCCAAATTTTGATCATGCTTGGGATACAAAGGCACGTATAGATTTTATTCATGCGGACTTGGCAGAAGCAAAGAAATCGCTAGAGAAGTCGGATAAAGAGCCACAGCACCAAGCCGTAAGAGATTTAGAAACGTTTTTAGCTCAACGCGATTCAAAATCGCCAGATGTGCTTACTTTGGATGATTTTGAAGTTCTTGCTAAAAGAACTCGCTCCAGGTACGATGTGGTGAGTGCGATCAGCGCCAATATGGACCAGTTTAATTTAGAGGAAAAGATTAAATTAGTAGGCCTGCTACTCTACATAAAAAATGGCGCTAAAGAGTTCAAGTTGGCTTATGAATTGAAAGGAGAAGAACTCCACGTCGATCTTTCTGGAAATCAAGGTCTGCGCAATATTGATGCCCTGCAGTACTTGCCTGTGACGCATTTGAATTTGAGCCGCAATCGTGAATTGAAAACTCATGAATTATATAAGAATCATTTATTAGAAGTCGATTTTTCGAGGACAAACTTTAGTGACTGGAAAGCGCTTTTTAGAATTTCTGAGCTACGGAAAATCACTATAAGTAAAGGCATGCAAGCCAATCTTCCCGAAGTTCCCAAAAGGATTAAATTGGAAATAATTAAGTAGTTGCTGTCATCCTCTTTATTTAGCTCTCGTATGACTTAGTAAATCAAATGAAAGAGATGAGAAATGAAAAAATTTACTTTAATAGAATTACTCGTGGTGGTGGCGATTATTGGGGTGTTGGCTTCTTTGCTTTTACCCGTGCTAGGAAAGACGAGGGAAGCCGCCAGACGAACTCAATGTGTGAATAATCAAAGGAATCATTCGACGGCAATGTTTATGTACTTCGATGATAACGAGCAGTCTCATCCAGCAGATAAGATTCAAGACTCTGCGGCGAGTGGTAATACTCGTCGTGGTAGCAATTGGTTCGGTAAAGCAGGGACGCAAAATGCAAGCATTACAGTAGCGATGCGCCCGCTTAATCAATATTTACAAAAGCAAAGTGAAACGGGTGAGATGCCTGTCGCGAAATGTCCTTCAGATCATCAAGATATGGATGAATATACAAAATGGGGTTCCTCCTATTACCGCAATAAAGAAGCGGCGATGCAAGATAGTTCTGACGGGGATTCACCCTCCTTGAAAATCACTGACATTATCAATCCATCAAAGCTAGTGTTACACGGTGAATTGGGTGGGATTTGGTCAATATCCAATGCAAATCGAGCACAGCTAGATAAGTTTTATACCCATACGGATTTGGGTGATACACGTTGGGTTTTGCAGTTCTCAGATGGGCATGTTGCCAATACTTACGTCATCCCTGGTGATGAGGGGTCAGCAGGGAATTATCTTTGGTTTAATGAATAAGGAAACAGGTGAAAAAATGAAATTATTATATTACATATTGACAGTATCAATGAGCTTGGGGCTCTGGGCTGATGAACGGCCGAATATCGTTTTGATCATGGCCGACGACATGGGGCGCGAAACAGTGGGAGCTCATGGGGGCTTGGATTACTCGACGCCCGTTCTCGACAAAATTGGTTCAGAGGGCCTGACTTTCGATCACTGTTATTCCTTGCCCATTTGTACGCCATCCCGAGTCAAAATCATGACGGGTCAGTATGGCTTTCGCAATTATCGCCAATTTGGTCTCTTGCCCTCGAGCGAAGTGACTTTTGGCAATGCCTTACAAAAGGCTGGTTATGCGACCTGCATAACGGGCAAGTGGCAGCTCGGTGGCGATCATCAGCAAATATTGAATTTTGGTTGGGATGAGTACTGTTTAACAAATGGAGTGAAGCCGAAGAATCCCCAAGACAAGCCTCTAATTCAGGGGCGCGAACGTTACTGGCAAACTGCCAATGTCATTGCCAATGGCAAGTATTATAAACCCCGTTGCCATTTTTATGGGCCGGACATGGTTAATGAATATGCTTGCGATTTTATTAAGCGTAAAAAAGACAAGCCCTTTTTCCTGTACTACCCAATGATTCTCCCTCACTCACCCTGGGCACCAACACCTCATTCGAAAGATGGTGATAAGAGCGGTGCTAAAGTTTCTGAAGTACGCTTTTTTAAAGATAATATCGAGTACATTGATCATCTCGTAGGCAATGTGGTGAAAGCATTGGAAGAGAGTGGTCAGCGCGATAATACCCTATTGATTTTTACAGGAGATAATGGCTCGGGTTACCCCGTTCCAGTGACGCGTTCCAATGAAAATATGAAACGCATTGTTTCCCTCAAAGGTTGGGGAGATTATGATGAAATCATTGTGGAAGCTGGAGAGAAATCACCAAAAAGTTCAAAAGGGATTCAAGAAGGTCCCATCACTCGAACAAGTTATGGAGAAATCCCTGGGCGTAAAAATTTGATGTTGCGAGATGGAACAGGTGTGCCTTGTGTGATGCAATGGCCAAAGTACAGCGCTCAGTATAATGAACACAAGCTAGATGATCTCATCGATTTTTCCGATTTTTTTGCGACCTTCGCAGAACTTGCGGGAGTGAAAGGTCAGTTTGAAAATGATGGCATCTCCTTTGCCTCGCGTTTAAAGGGTGAAGGCAAGAATTCTCGTGAGTTTGTTTTCTGTCATTATTGGAAGTCGGGCCGTGATCCACGAGGTGCGCGTGATGCGATTCACAACGGCAAATATAAGATCTATAATAACGGTGACTTTTTTGACTTGGAGAAAGATCCGGATGAGAAAAAAGCGCTCAAAATCACTGAGATGAATGAAGGGCAATTAAAAGCTCGTGCCGAATTGATGAATGCTTATTATCAATTGCGTGGGATGAATTTACCGGCGACGGAAGTTTCTGATAAAGCAGCCCCATCAAAGAAGAAAAAGAAAAACTCAAAGAAGAAAAAAGCATGAAGTTTTTATTCAGTTTGATGGGCTTTGTCGCCCTGCTTAGGGCAGCTGACAAGCCCAATATAGTTCTCGTCTTTGCAGATGATATGGGCTGGGGTGATGTGGCTTATCATGGGGTGGAAGATGCTCAGACACCCGCCATTGATGCAATTGCAAAAGGGGGCGTTTGGTTTGAGCAGGGTTATGCGGCGGCATCCGTTTGTGGGCCTTCTCGAGCCGGGATTTTGACGGGACGTTATCAGCAACTCTTCGGTGTGGTGACCAATGGCGATGCCGACAAGGGCATTCCCAAGAGTCAAAAAAATATCGCTGAGTTACTGAAGCCCGCGGGTTATAAATCAGGGGCTTTTGGCAAATGGCATTTGGGTAGTAAGAAGGGTCAATTTCCCAATGATCGTGGCTTTGATACTTTCTATGGTTTCCATTTTGGAGCTCATGATTATTACCGAGCAGATAAAAAATTAAACAAAAAGAAAAAGGGCTACGCACCCATTTACTTCAATCAAGACATTGTGGATTACAAAGAAGGCGATTACCTAACTGAAAAGATCACTGATCATGCCGTGGAGTTCATAGAAGAGAATAAAGATCAGCCCTTTTTCATGTATGTGGCTTATAACTCAGTACATTCCCCCTGGCAAGTGCCCGATGAATATTTAGCGAGAATCCCAGAGTCAGTTCCAGCGTATCGTCGACTCTTTTTAGCGATGGTTTTAGCCATGGATGATGGCGTGGGAAGAATACGCGCTAAACTCAAGGAACTCAACTTAGATGAGAATACGATTTTTGTCTTCACTACCGATAATGGCAGTCCTAAAATTGGTAACAAAAAGCCAAATGAAGGTCAATACCGCATGTCAATGAGTCAGGGCTTTCGAGGTTATAAAGGCGATACTTATGAGGGCGGAATTCGCGTACCTTTTTGTATGAGCTGGCCGAAGAAAATTAAATCGGGGAATAAGTTTGAAGCTCCAGTGATTGCTTATGACTTAGCACCTACTTTTTTAAGTGCTGCAAGTTTGGAGTACAGCACAAAGCAGTTTAGTGGCAAGGATCTGCTTCCTTATCTTGAAGATGAACAAAAAGGTCGGCCCCACGAAACCTTATTTTGGCATCGCCATAGTGGATTAGATGATTATGCCGTTCGTCACGGTGATTGGAAACTGACCTACAATGACCAAGAAGGGACGAGTAAAGACTTTTTGAAAAAGGTCCACCTAAAGCTCTTTAACCTTAAGCAAGATCCCTACGAAAAAAAAGATCTCGCGGATTCCATGCCCGAAAAACTTCAGCAGCTTAAACAACTCTATTTTAATTGGCATGAGACACATGCGAAGTAGCAAGCCGTTCATTTGTTGCAGAGTTGTCATCTGAGTCGATCGGGCTTCGCCCTGCAGATAAAAGCTGGGAGCCCCGCATTCCATGCGGAATTTGACTCGAGAGTTGACATTTAGAAGTCGTTTGAATGCCGAGCTCCCAGGGAAAACATAGTATGGCTTTAGCGTGTGAGATCAGAATAATGACTTAGGGTGGGAAGTAAGAAAATAATGAGTGAGTCGTCATATAATAAAAAGCAGGGGCGTAGTACCTTAAAATAGAATTTATAAAGGATACGATTTAATGAGAAATCTTGCTCTGCAGTTTTTATGTTTTGTACTTGCTTCACTGAGTGCGAGCGCCGCAAAACCCAATATCATTGTTATTTTAGCGGACGATTTGGGTTATGGTGATGTGAGTTATCATGGTACTTTAAAAGAGACCACGACGCCGCATATTGACTCCATTGCTCAAAGTGGTGCTTGGTTTCAAAATGGCTACTCGGCGGCACCCGTTTGTGGGCCCTCACGTGCGGGCTTATTGTCGGGGCGTTATCAGCAGCGTTTTGGCTATTATGATAATATCGGTCCCTTTACTTTAAATAAAGATGTGGAAGCGGGCTTGCCACTGAGTCAAAAATTGATTCCTGAAATCCTTGTGAAAGAGGGCTATGCGACGGGCATGGTGGGGAAATGGCACGATGGCGATCAACACAAGTTTTGGCCTTATAATCGTGGTTTTCAAGAGTTCTATGGCTTCAATAATGGCGCGATTAATAACTGGGTTCTCAAAGGCGAAAATCATACCGTGGATGAATGGGGAGCCGTCCACCGTGAGAATAAGCGCGTTGAAAATAGCGGAGAATACATGACCGAAGCTTTTGGTCGCGAAGCGGTCGAGTTTATCGATCGCCATAAAACCGAGCCTTTCTTCCTCTACCTCTCCTTTAATGCGGTTCACGGTCCACTTCAGGCACCCAAATCATACACCAATCAATTCAAACATATCAAACCTGAAAACCGTGCCCTTTGTTTGGCCATGCTAAAATCAATGGATGATAATATTGGTTTGGTACTCGAAAAACTTCGTAAGGAAGGTCTCGAGGAAAATACAATTATCTTCTTTACTTCGGATAATGGTGGTAAACTCAAGGGGAATTATTCTTTTAATGGTAAGTACCGTGGAGAGAAAAACACGGTCTTTGACGGTGGGCTCCACGTTCCCTATGCAGTGCAATGGAAAGCACAAATTCCCGCACAAACAAAAGCCTTAGAAGCTCCAGTGCACTCCATCGATTTAGCCCACACAATTTTCGCCGCTGCGGGCGTTGAAATCAAGGATGAATATAAGTTAGATGGTCGCAATCTTCTTCCCTACTTAAAGAATCAATCTGATTTTGATGACCGAAACCTCTATTGGGCGAATAACGCAAATATTGCCATCCGAGATAATAAGTGGAAGTACCTTAAGCAAGCAGGTAAAACTTACCTCTTTAATTTAGAAGAAGATCCCTATGAGTCGAACAACCTCGTGAGTCAGTATCCCGAAAAAGCTCAAGATATGCAAAAACGTCACGATGCTTGGCAAGCAAATAATGCACCACAACTCTTCGGCTGGAATCCCAATAATTGCAAATATAATGCAGGTTATCGCGGCAGAATGGGCGGTGAACACGGGAAGAATAAGAAGCGCAAAAAATAAGAGGGGTATCGGGAGGTATTCTCATATTGTGGTACTCGGGGGCAGCCCCGCACGCTGTGAGGGTTGCCACCCTCAACTGGCGGATGGTTTAAGGAGAGGTTTATGAGTATAAAATTACCAGTGATTTCTGATATGGTGTTACTCGGGGGCAGCCCCGAACGCTGTGAGGGTTGCCACCCTCAACTGGCGGATGGTTTAGAGATTAAGTGCGGGTGCTTTGCACAGGAGAGGGGCGCTGTCCCCCTCGAGCTCCCCTAGCAAGGACTTGCCAGTCCTTGACCAGGCATTCAAGTTTTTAACTCAGTTCTCTTTTGAGGCGAGCGACTTCGTCTTTGAGCTTGGTCATGACGCGTTTTTTATAAACCGCAATGGTGTTAGCAGGAATATCGAGTTCCTCACCCAATTGCTTGGGGAGTGAGCCTGCTGCGAGGCGTTTAAAGATGGAAATAATCTTTTCAGAGAAGCTCGGAGCAATATTTTCGAGGGCCATATTATAGATATAGTTTTCCCATTCTTTTTCGGCAATTTCTTCGATTTGATGTTCGCTAATTTGCTTGCCCAAGTCCCATAGTTCAGAATGACTTGCTTGGTCTTGGAGTTCCGTTTTTCGACTTTGCTTCCGACAGAAGTCACGAACCGTGTTTTTAGTGACTAAATAAAGCCAGGAACGGAAACGAGAAGTCTTGTCGTAGTCGAATTCGGGAAGCTTATTCCAAAGTTTAAAGAGTACTGCTTGGGTAATTTCTTCTGCATCGTGATGACGAAGATTGAGGCGCCGAGCAATGATATAGATGAAATGACGATAATAAAAGACAAATTCCTCCCACGACTTCTCGTCGTGCTGCAGGCGCACGCGCTCAAGTAGAGTGGCACGTGTCATGTGTTGTGGATTGTCTTTGTTCATTCATTACCCTTGTTGTAAACTACACTACGTCTACAAGTGGATTTAGTTTACAAATAAGCCATCTACCTATCATTTTTATTCATTATTTTTATGAAATTGCTCGCGTTAGGTAGTAATAAAAGGGTAATAGACTGACGAGCAATAGCATCAGTAAAGTGACAATGACTAAGCTAGAATTTTTACTTCTCTTTTCAGTATGGGGCAATTGAACAATAGTTTTCATAAGTCTCTCCGGTTTCGATTAATGTAAACAGGAGGGGCTCAGAAATCAAGTTTAATCTGTAAGCGAGAGCGACGAAGGTTTAGTCGAGGTGTCTTTTAGTGTACTCAGGGTAATTATCGCCCAAGTAATTTTTTAAAGACTTTATAGGCGAATTAGGGAGGTCGACGAGGATAAGACCATCTAGGGTGCCTCCAAATTCTTCATCAATGGAGAAGGAAGAAAAGGTGCCGCCCATCTTCATGTAGTGCTTGATGAGAGGGGGGATATCCTTGCCATCAGCTTCTAAATGTTTAATCAGAGAAGAGAGTTCCTCTGGATTGGAAACTTGAAGTCTGCGGCAGAGTGAATACGCTTCTTTACTCAATTTAAGAGATTTGCGTTTATCGCAAGGCTCAAGTTTATACTCATCTTTCACTAGTGAACTGGCAATAACAGCTCGTGAGAGTGGTGAGTAGAGTGAGCTAACAGATACACCACCGAAGAGGTAGCGGTAGCTTGGGTTTCTCATTATCCAAGTCCCGATTCCTTTCCAAAGAAGAAGTAAAGAGAATGGTTTACGTTGATATTCTGGACGTACAAAAGAGCGCCCAAGTTCAACAGCATTTTTGTGTTTTGCGATAAAGTTATCTGTATAACGATAAAATTTGGATGTGTAGAGTTTTTTGATGCCACCCTTATCCACAAGCTTGTCGACAAGCCCCATGCGATAAGCGCCAACTACTTCTTTTTCTACGCGATTCCACATGAAGAGTTGATAGTAATGTTTATCAAACTTGTCTATATCACATGAGAATCCACTGCCTTCTCCTGCTTGACGGAAAGTGATTTCACGCAGGCGACCAATTTCCAACATTGTTTGAGGCATTTGCTTCATGGTGGCGCAATAGACCTCGATATCTTTGTAGCTTAAGAGGTGGCAATCAGCGGGGAGAGATTCAATTTCTTTATTGAGTTTCTCTCTATCAATTTCTTGAATGATTGGTTCCTGATCAGTATTGCTATAATCAAAATCCTTATTCTTATTAACTTTCTCCCCCAGAAGAAGAGTTTGAAGGCGTAGGTAATTGATGCCACGATCATCGTCATCCCAACGCTTGATTGAACTTGGGGGGATGGGTTTACCGATGCTGATAGTGACTTTGCGCCCTTTTTTGGCAAATTCTCTTGGAAGAAGTGCCGTACGAAAGGCGGGGTGAACAGCTCCCATAGCGTTAAAAAGTAGGCTGTTACGTCCGGAGAAGTGCATGGTCACTACTGTGGCACCAGTCATTTTGGCAATGCGGAAAATTCCTGGGTTCCAATCGTCATCACTAACGCTGCCATACTGAGGTTTAAAATTGGCCACTGAACCTGCGGGGAAGACAGCGAGAAGTCCGCCCTTTTTCAGCCACTTGATTGAATCCATAAGTGGTTTGCGGTTTTGATCGCTACCCTTAGAGAAGGCGTCGACAAAAAAACAGTCTTGGTTAAAGTGATCAATCTGTGAAATGAATTTGTTGGCAAGAGCTTTTATATCGGGGCGAAGATCTTTGAGGATGCCCATGAGCATCATTCCATCTATGCCACCGTAAGGATGGTTGGCGACAATCATTACCGGCCCATCTTTAGGGATATTGGCGATTTGTTCTTTTTTAACTTTTACGGTGAGATTAATTTTTTCGAAGAAGCTTTCGACAAATTTTTTGGTTTCTTTGACATGCCTAGTTTGTTGATAAATATCATTGAGCTTATCAATACTCAGAACTTTATTAAAAACGGGAGCCGTTAAACTGAGAAGTTTATTTTGCTCTTTGTCGAGAAGAGATTCGATACCGATTTTCACATTATCTTTTTCAGCCTTAATCACAAAAAATCCTCATTTGTTTAGTGGAGATCATTTCTCCGAATTCCTGTTTATTGATTATAATTAAAAGGAGTGAGGTTAATTTTTTGTGAGTGCATTATTAAAAATAAGAAGCTTAAAAAGGCCTTATGTTAGGAGATCTTTAAACTTGTTAAGCTCGTGTTGTGACTCTCTGTTCAAAATGTAAAAATAAGTAAATTCTTGTTAAGAAATGAGTTGAGAATTCAACCATTTTATTTCAAAATTTAACCAATATAATGCTCGGATTATTTATCCAAGTTATAGTTATTCAATACTTTATGTTAAATGACACTGGAATTTGTAGTCCAGTTTTTTGTTTTGACTTGGAGTTTATCTTAAGGTATGGTTACTTTTGTACAAATATGTACCTTTATCTACGTGTACAACTTTACTTGAACGCCATTTTTTTCCAGTTATCCATAGGACCATACGTACGAAAATGACGAGCCAGCTTTTTCCAGATATGGTCTCTACTCAGTTTTTCTCAAAGCCCTTGGGAGCCTTTGGGCACTTCTTAAATTGACTATGGGTTAGTTATGTTCAAAGAGTTTTATAAAAAAGTATTTTCCCTTAGAAGGCTTGAATAATTGATTAAATTTTTGTTTTTCGTCTGAAAGTGTATGTCAGTGTGTTGTGAGCTGATTTTTGATTCTTTTTAGCCTCTGTGTGGACGATCGCTTTAGAGGCTTTAGGATGAGGAGAATTAATTAGGAATACTCCATGACTCATAATGATGTTTTACGTCGTCTGCGTTTCACGCTCAATATAAATAATGAGGCAATTATCGAGCTTTGTGAAAAAGGTGGTCGCACAGTAAGCGAGCAAGTCCTCGATCAGTACCTGAAGCGAGAAGATGATGAGGATTATGTAGAGTGTTCAGCGAAGGACTGTGAAGCCTTTCTCGATGGCGTCATTCTTTGGAAGCGTGGACCTAGAGATGGCGATGCGCCAAAGAAGAAGCTGAAGTTTGATAACAATATGATTTTGCGCAAGTTGCGTATTGCTTTTGAATTGCGTGATACGGATATGTTAAAGGTTTTAGACCTTGCAGATATGCCAATTTCGAAGTCTGAGCTCAGCGCTTTCTTTCGCAATGAAAAACATCGAAATTACATGGAAGTGCAAAGCCAGCTTTTACGTCGTTTTATGGTCGGTTTGGACAAGTATTTACGTCAATAGAGTATGAGTTACAATAAAAAAGCAGCCCGAGTGAGCTGCTTTTTTGTGGCCTATGGATGAAAAGGATTTACTCCCACTCAATGGTTCCTGGAGGCTTGTTGGTAACGTCGTAGAAGACGCCTTCAAGTTCGGCCTTTTTGCGAATTTCGCTAATCATCTCTGAGAGTTGGTTTTGCGGAATGCGCGAAAAGCTTGCCGTCATCGCTTCAGTAGAGTTGATGGGGCGGAGAACGAGTGATTCACCATTAAGTGTGCGACCCACTGGGAGGAGAGCTACTGGCATTTGCCAGATATCTTCGTAGAGGCCTTTATCGAAAAGGTAATCAGTAACAACTTGGTCAGCTTCACGGAGGCGGTCGAGACGCTCTTTATTAGTGTCGCATTTGTGAAGTAAGATTTCGCCACTCCAGTCATCGCCACCAGCATTGTAGATTACGCGGTTAACTTCAGGAAAGCGGTTGGTGAGTGAAGTTGAAATTTCCTCGAGTGTTTCCCAATCGGCTTTGCCGCTGATGAGGCAAGGGTGAGCATATGTGCGGGCATCGCCTTGAACACCGACCGACTTTACTGGAAGGATGCGACCCGTGACCTTGTACTTTTCTAAGAAAGTGTTGATGCGAGCTTCGGCTTCTGAGTAATCTTCACTACCTTCTGAGTCGGAGCAGAGGAGGCGAACGCCGAGTCCTGGTCCGGGGAAGGGGTGACGCCAAACGAGTTTGTGTGGGAGGCCAAGGAGTTCACCGAGTTCACGAACTTCATCTTTGTAGAGTTCTGCGAGTGGCTCGATCACTTTGCCTTGATTAATGAGTTCCTGAATGCGGTCAACGCGATTGTGGTGCGTTTTGATGAGGTGTGAGTTTTCTGTTCCGCCGGACTCAATTGTGTCGGGGTAGATTGTGCCTTGGCCGAGTAGCCAGCTATCGTCCACGAGATCGGATTCTTCGACAGCTTCACACTTCACGTCGAGGAAAGTATCGCCAATAATGACGCGTTTAGCTTGTGGTTCACTGACGCCTGCAAGGTTTTTGAGGAAAGTATCGCCTGCGTCAACAACGTGGAAATTAGAGAAGCCC from Lentisphaera araneosa HTCC2155 carries:
- the guaA gene encoding glutamine-hydrolyzing GMP synthase, whose amino-acid sequence is MTTMDKIGVLDFGGQYAHLIANRVRRMGVYSEIVSPTAELSTLSSYKGLIFSGGPSSVYAENSPSFNKDILNFNGPILGICYGHQLICQTLGGQVKPGEVKEYGIARVAKSFESPLYEGLGDSEVMWMSHGDSVAEIPAGFEITAATPDCPVASVQNLEKKIFGLQFHPEVTHSENGLKLMKNFLKQCGCSFEWDIKAFMQQSIDNIRHENAGKKVFLLVSGGVDSNVAFALLNKALGDENVYGLHVDNGLMRKDESAWVKEELKQAGFSNFHVVDAGDTFLKNLAGVSEPQAKRVIIGDTFLDVKCEAVEESDLVDDSWLLGQGTIYPDTIESGGTENSHLIKTHHNRVDRIQELINQGKVIEPLAELYKDEVRELGELLGLPHKLVWRHPFPGPGLGVRLLCSDSEGSEDYSEAEARINTFLEKYKVTGRILPVKSVGVQGDARTYAHPCLISGKADWETLEEISTSLTNRFPEVNRVIYNAGGDDWSGEILLHKCDTNKERLDRLREADQVVTDYLFDKGLYEDIWQMPVALLPVGRTLNGESLVLRPINSTEAMTASFSRIPQNQLSEMISEIRKKAELEGVFYDVTNKPPGTIEWE